A window of the Trichoderma asperellum chromosome 6, complete sequence genome harbors these coding sequences:
- a CDS encoding uncharacterized protein (EggNog:ENOG41) produces the protein MATPRPEEQWPSTARLAEDIYGFLSDLHRRKTRYMATGSSEPIHIDLGRKPHALSSANGETRRSSVCSSVFDSERSLSSMSSVSPGPQLPCEFYGYDDCEETFDLNNVNDWVQHICGHHLIWRLPRDCICWFCDDAVFHTVDETADEREHNYRARMHHIADHYARGATTSDIRPDFYFLDHLRDIGLVSERNFRIYKDWHEAPQPKGGINSKEPAPCAYHQEVAVEVKWRRGRERRQMVRRP, from the exons ATGGCAACGCCACGACCTGAAGAGCAGTGGCCTTCAACGGCGCGCTTGGCTGAAGACATTTATGGCTTTCTGAGTGATCTTCATCGAAGGAAAACCAGGTACATGGCAACAGGAAGCTCTGAACCCATTCACATCGATCTGGGCAGAAAACCACATGCTTTGTCTTCTGCAAATGGTGAAACTCGGCGCTCCTCCGTGTGCTCCTCCGTTTTTGACTCGGAGAGGTCCTTGTCTTCCATGTCGTCAGTCTCACCAGG GCCACAGCTCCCGTGTGAGTTTTACGGGTATGACGACTGCGAAGAGACGTTCGATCTAAATAACGTTAATGACTGGGTGCAGCACATTTGCGGCCATCATCTCATATGGAGGCTGCCAAGGGACTGCATTTGCTGGTTTTGCGATGACGCAGTCTTCCACACCGTAGATGAGACAGCGGACGAGCGAGAACACAACTATAGAGCCAGAATGCATCACATTGCCGACCACTACGCCCGCGGCGCGACAACGTCCGATATTCGCCCAGACTTTTACTTTCTAGACCATCTCCGAGATATTGGCTTGGTCTCAGAAAGAAACTTTCGAATTTACAAGGACTGGCACGAAGCTCCCCAGCCAAAGGGCGGCATAAACTCCAAAGAGCCTGCTCCGTGTGCGTATCATCAGGAAGTGGCTGTCGAGGTGAAATGGCGTCGCGGGCGGGAGCGTAGGCAAATGGTTCGTCGTCCATGA
- a CDS encoding uncharacterized protein (SECRETED:SignalP(1-20)): MGNIVSVMGWLWFLIKRENAGTLSSMPGWLQRQVLASVAAIEVSSLRFQVLVPKSSVNEVFVCGNENDGLLSVSRLHFLAAFAQIIGSGSLGGASDECFFGWIWIY, translated from the coding sequence ATGGGAAATATTGTCAGCGTGATGGGCTGGCTTTGGTTTTTgatcaagagagagaatgctGGCACTCTTTCTTCGATGCCAGGGTGGCTGCAAAGGCAAGTTCTGGCATCGGTCGCGGCGATTGAAGTTTCAAGTCTCAGGTTTCAAGTTTTGGTTCCTAAATCCTCGGTTAACGAAGTATTTGTTTGTGGAAACGAAAATGATGGACTGTTATCTGTTTCACGGTTGCACTTTCTGGCGGCGTTTGCCCAGATTATAGGCAGCGGCAGCCTAGGGGGGGCCTCGGATGAATGTTTTTTCggatggatatggatataCTAA
- a CDS encoding uncharacterized protein (EggNog:ENOG41): MVSQPDPAPSLAIRGTSSLVSRPSARSKRYNRSTVGAASSYLPQNEFPVFSHSGDVEILIRAGSVENRYLLHRHTLTRCSGFFEASTSVEWSRAQPLLPSGHELSRIGEDGGEATDTEHAAPRKKWRYELDSGSGPNDIPMLVQRDEPREDPRPMATASLFGQAPKSSRSSHHKSSSYSHSSKRDYSRSVMSLGAQPQTLSQADEDLLRDYDNLFRTFYNYPPVLDSINVADAYVQCKSLLTLADQYDALAVIGPRVDHHLLQFQSRLWKQIAKYPISYLRLGYLARSKVIFQEALIHVVGQWPAGERSLRATMPDIVLDIIEDKVDELEETVSRVEGRLFRLNLNTSRGERVTPNNGYLDWLATSLFRQWIADNTTPQPPPEYRHRPGSRENRPADPPPPPPAPPALTSVGRAYRTLGSDNPDTFLGHDECKKFLKLTPEFYSRENLRRFEKRMDELKAMARSVVRPLMNSGLELDLSGSSRVADSIAYLTCTEVGNRDLPWSVEE; the protein is encoded by the coding sequence ATGGTCTCTCAACCCGATCCAGCGCCATCTCTCGCAATCCGCGGCACCTCGTCCCTGGTCTCCCGGCCGTCGGCTCGCAGCAAGCGCTACAATCGCTCAACAGTCGGAGCCGCCAGCTCGTATCTGCCGCAGAATGAATTCCCCGTCTTCTCCCACAGCGGCGACGTCGAAATCCTGATCCGCGCAGGCTCTGTCGAGAACCGATATCTGCTGCACCGACACACTCTGACGCGATGCAGCGGCTTCTTCGAGGCGAGCACGTCGGTTGAGTGGTCGCGGGCGCAGCCGCTGCTCCCTAGCGGTCACGAACTGTCTCGCATCGGTGAGGACGGCGGGGAGGCAACAGACACGGAGCATGCGGCGCCGAGGAAAAAATGGCGATACGAACTGGATTCCGGCTCGGGGCCGAATGACATTCCTATGCTGGTGCAACGAGACGAGCCTCGCGAGGATCCCCGGCCGATGGCAACGGCTTCTCTCTTTGGCCAGGCGCCCAAGTCCTCGCGCTCCTCTCAtcacaagagcagcagctactCGCACTCATCCAAGCGCGACTACTCGCGGTCTGTTATGAGCCTCGGCGCCCAGCCCCAGACGCTGTCGCAGGCCGACGAGGACCTGCTGCGCGATTACGACAATCTGTTCCGCACCTTTTACAACTACCCGCCGGTCCTGGACAGCATCAACGTTGCCGACGCCTACGTGCAGTGCAAGAGCCTCTTGACGCTGGCAGACCAATACGATGCCCTGGCCGTCATCGGGCCTCGCGTAGACCACCACTTGCTGCAGTTCCAGTCACGCCTGTGGAAGCAGATTGCAAAATACCCCATTTCCTACCTCCGCCTCGGCTATCTTGCGCGCAGCAAGGTCATCTTCCAGGAGGCCCTCATCCATGTCGTCGGCCAGTGGCCCGCCGGCGAGCGCAGCCTGCGCGCCACCATGCCCGACATTGTGCTGGACATCATCGAGGACAAGGtggatgagctggaggagaCCGTCAGCCGTGTCGAGGGCCGCCTGTTCCGCCTCAACCTCAACACGTCCAGGGGCGAGCGCGTCACCCCCAACAACGGCTACCTCGACTGGCTGGCCACGAGCCTCTTCCGCCAATGGATCGCCGACAACACCACTCCTCAGCCTCCGCCCGAGTATCGGCACCGCCCCGGATCTCGAGAGAACCGCCCCGCCGatccacctcctcctccgccggcCCCGCCGGCGCTGACTTCTGTCGGAAGAGCGTACCGCACTCTCGGGTCCGACAACCCCGACACGTTTCTGGGTCACGATGAATGCAAGAAGTTTCTGAAACTGACACCCGAGTTCTACAGCCGGGAGAACCTGCGGCGGTTCGAGAAGCGCATGGACGAGCTCAAGGCCATGGCCCGATCTGTGGTCCGGCCCCTTATGAACAGTGGCCTTGAGCTGGACTTGAGCGGCTCCAGCCGAGTGGCTGACAGCATTGCGTACTTGACGTGCACTGAAGTCGGCAATAGAGACCTGCCCTGGTCGGTAGAAGAATGA